A window from Drosophila willistoni isolate 14030-0811.24 chromosome XR unlocalized genomic scaffold, UCI_dwil_1.1 Seg143, whole genome shotgun sequence encodes these proteins:
- the LOC6645375 gene encoding beta-1,3-glucan-binding protein 2 has translation MSGAYKVPNARVQKLCPNGFKVSIPHESGISLFAFHGKLNEKMNGLEAGTWSQDITRSEGGRWTFTNTNTRLKGGDTLYFWTYVLKDGIGYRQDNGIHVF, from the coding sequence ATGAGCGGGGCCTATAAGGTGCCCAATGCCAGGGTCCAGAAGCTGTGTCCCAACGGATTTAAGGTATCGATACCACATGAGTCGGGTATCTCATTATTCGCTTTCCACGGCAAATTGAATGAGAAAATGAATGGTTTGGAGGCTGGAACTTGGTCCCAGGATATAACCAGATCCGAGGGAGGACGCTGGACTTTCACGAACACAAATACTCGTTTAAAAGGCGGCGATACCCTATACTTTTGGACCTATGTTCTTAAGGATGGCATTGGCTATCGGCAGGATAATGGCATCCATGTATTTTAA